The Pectobacterium wasabiae CFBP 3304 DNA segment GTCATCTAATACACAGTATTGTCGATAGCTACGCTCCATCGCCAGCGCTACGCTGGTCATCGCCTCACTGCGGCGGGCATCCGCCAGCGTTGTCCGGTTAATATCCGCAGCTTGTTCGCTCAGCATGTTCAAGCTTTGATAAGCCTGATAGGCCAGCACCAACAGCGGCAGCAGTACCAACAAGAACGCCATAATTACTAATTGCCGCAGAGAACGCGGGAATAAACGCCATCGTTTCAAAGAAATCATCTCGTTACCTATCGAATCCGCTCTGATGCTAACTGAGTCTTATAAAAGTTCAACGTTTTCCCTTACGGCATGCGTAACGCTTCGCAAGACGGCATAAATACCGATGTAACACTGTAGAAAGTAACGTCGTAAAAACAATCAGGGAGATTTTCTGGGGGATGTGGCGGTATAAAGCATCACGCGGCCAGAAGAATCACTCCCTCTGGCCGCGTAACTGAATAGGCGGTGCCTCACTCAACGTGTCGTCCGATGCTTGATAACGTTCGTTTTCACGTACTGTTATCGGTCTGGTGGACGATAGGCACCCTTTCTTTTGGCATCATTCCAGATGTTATGAGCGAAAATATTTGCCAGTTAGCAACGCAATCATAACCAGTTGAATGAGCAACACTGGTTAAAATGCACTTATTATGCCAACTATAAAAATAAAAAATAAATATCTGATTATTAATGTTTTTTAATTTTTATTAAATCGCTAAATAAATTATCCAGAGTGCAAACAGCGAAAATACGCGAAAAAGAGACGATTGATGTCGCTAAAAACAGACAGCTTTATGTCGCCATTACAGTATTCATACAAATCAAATAGTTAAATGTCACCAATTAGAGACAGAAAAAATCAATCCGTCGCAAAAAAACGACAAACTGAGACAACAGGTGTAAAAAAGGGGCCGAAGCCCCTTTCCCTAACAGACGTTAACTCAGCCCAGTTGTCTGCGTGCATTGCGGAACATACGCATCCACGGGCCATCCTCGCCCCATTCTTCTGGATGCCAGGAGTTACTAACGGTACGGAACACGCGCTCAGGGTGCGGCATCATGACAGTTGCCCGACCGCTGGTGCTGGTTACCGCCGTAATACCGTTTGGCGACCCATTCGGGTTAGCTGGATAATTTTCGGTTACCTGGCCGTAGTGGTTGATATAACGCAGTGCTACCAGACCGTGTTCTTCAATTGCCGCCAGATGGGTATCATCACGGACTTCAACTTGTCCTTCGCCGTGTGAAACGGCAATCGGCATGCGCGATCCTGCCATATCATTCATGAACAGCGACGGGCTTTTCTCCACTTCAACCAAGCTGAAACGTGCTTCAAAGCGATCGGATTTATTGCGGACAAAACGCGGCCAGAGATCGGCACCCGGAATCAGTTCACGCAAATTCGACATCATCTGGCAGCCGTTACATACGCCCAGCGCCAACGTCTGCGGACGCAGGAAGAATTCAGCGAATTCATCACGCACGCGAGAGTTGAACAGAATAGATTTAGCCCAGCCTTCACCCGCACCCAGCACGTCACCATAAGAGAAACCGCCACACGCAACCAGCGCTTGGAAATCCTGCAAGTTACGACGATTCGCCAGCAGGTCGCTCATATGGATATCAATAGCATCAAAACCAGCACGGTGGAACGCCGCTGCCATTTCTACGTGCGAGTTCACCCCCTGCTCACGCAGGACAGCCACTTTAGGCCGGACATTCTTAGCAATATAAGGCGCTGCAATGTCTTGCTTCGGATCAAAGGTCAGCGACACATTCAGGCCGGGATCGTTATCATCCTGTCTGGCGATGTGTTCCTGATCGGCACACTGCGGATTATCACGCAGGCGCTGCATTTGCCAACTGGTTTCAGCCCACCAGCGGCGCAACGTCGAACGGTTTTCCTGATAGACCGCTTCAGCCCCCTGATTGATGGTGAAACGCGTCCCTTCTTCAGCCTGACCGAGGTAGTGCACGCAATCAGCCAAACCATGCAACGCCAGAATAGCTTCCACTTCGGCACGACGCGCGGCCGGGATCTGGATCACGGCACCCAACTCTTCGTTAAACAGCGTCGCCAGCGTATCCTCACCCTGAGACGTGATATCAACGGTGACACCGCAGTGACCAGCAAACGCCATCTCTGCCAGCGTCACCAGCAGGCCACCGTCTGAACGGTCATGGTAGGCCAGAAGCGCCTTAGCCGCGACCAACTCTTGGATAGCATTAAAGAAACCCGCCAGTTGCTCTGGACTATGCACATCTGCCGTCTTACGACCTAGTTGGCGATAAACCTGTGCCAACGCCGTCGCACCTAATGCTTTATTGCCTGCGCCCAGATCGATCAGCAGCAACGCATTATCCTGCCCGGTACGCAATTGTGGCGTTACCGTGTTACGCACGTCTTCTACACGCGCAAATGCAGAGATCACCAGCGACATCGGCGAGGTGACTGCGCGATCTTCACCGTCTTCCTGCCAGCGGGTTTTCATCGACATGGAGTCTTTACCCACCGGGATCGTCAGACCCAACGCTGGACACAACTCCTCACCCACGGCTTTTACCGCATCATACAGGCCGGCGTCTTCGCCCGGATGCCCTGCTGCTGCCATCCAGTTTGCAGACAACTTCACGCGAGTCAGCGGACCGATATGCGTGGCAGCAATGTTCGTCAGCGCCTCACCCACAGCCAAACGCGCGGAGGCCGCAAAGTTACGCAACGCGACAGGCGCACGTTCACCAATAGACATCGCCTCGCCGTAATAGCTGTCAAGGCTAGCGGTGGTCACTGCACAGTCAGCCACCGGCACCTGCCACGGACCGACCATCTGATCGCGCGCTACCATACCGGTAACAGAACGGTCGCCGATGGTGATCAGGAAGGTTTTTTCCGCAACCACAGGCAAATGCAGCACGCGTTCGACCGCTTCGGCCAGATAAATTTCGTCACGCTGTAACGGTGTGCCTTCTACCTGTTTGCGCTCTACATCACGCAGCATCTTCGGCGTTTTACCCAGCAGCACATCCAGCGGTAAATCGATAGGTTTGTTGTTGAAATAACGATCGTTCATCGTCAGATGCAATTCTTCCGTCGCTTCACCAATCACCGCGTAAGGGGCGCGTTCACGGCGGCAAATGTCATCAAACTGTGCCAACTGCTCTGGCGCAACCGCCAGAACGTAGCGCTCCTGCGATTCGTTACACCAGACTTCCAGCGGGCTCATGCCCGGCTCGTCGTTCAGAATATCGCGCAGTTCAAAGCGACCGCCGCGACCGCCATCACTCACCAACTCAGGCATTGCATTCGATAAACCGCCCGCGCCGACATCGTGAATGAACAGGATCGGGTTGGCTTCGCCCAATTGCCAGCAGCGGTCGATCACTTCCTGACAGCGACGCTCCATTTCTGGGTTATCACGCTGCACAGAAGCAAAATCCAGATCCGCATCAGATTGACCCGATGCCATGGAAGACGCCGCGCCACCGCCCAGACCGATATTCATGGACGGCCCGCCCAGAACAATCAGTTTAGCTCCGACGCTAATTTCGCCTTTTTTGACGTGATCGGCACGGATGTTACCAATACCGCCCGCCAACATGATCGGCTTATGGTAACCGCGCAGTTCTGCACCATTGTGGCTATCAACACGCTCTTCATAAGTACGGAAATAGCCAGTCAGTGCAGGACGGCCGAATTCGTTGTTAAATGCCGCACCGCCCAATGGGCCTTCGGTCATGATATCCAGTGCGCTGACAATGCGATCTGGCTTGCCGAACTCTTCTTCTTCCCACGATTGGATAAAGCCAGGAATACGCAGGTTCGATACGGAGAAACCAACCAAACCGGCTTTCGGCTTAGAGCCTCGACCCGTAGCGCCTTCATCACGGATTTCACCGCCAGATCCTGTTGCTGCGCCCGGCCACGGTGAAATCGCAGTTGGGTGGTTATGCGTTTCAACCTTCATCAGGATATGTGCGTCTTCCTGATGGTAAGCATATTGCCCGTTGGTGTCGGTATAGAAACGGCCGACGGAGGAGCCTTCCATTACGGAGGCGTTGTCTTTATAGGCGGAGAGAACGTGATCGGGTGTGTGTTCAAAGGTATTTTTGATCATTTTGAACAGTGATTTCGGCTGAGTTACGCCGTCGATCACCCAATCTGCGTTAAAAATCTTATGTCGGCAGTGCTCAGAATTCGCCTGCGCAAACATATACAGTTCGATATCGGTTGGGTTACGACCCAGATTGTTGAAGGCTTCCAGCAGATAATCAATTTCATCTTCCGCCAATGCCAACCCCAGACGGACGTTCGCCTCTTCCAACGCCTGACGCCCTTGCAGCAAAATTTCGATACGCTTGAAAGGTGCAGGTTGATGATGAGAGAACAGCGCTTCCGCCTGCTGCAGGTCGCTAAATACGCTTTCCATCATCCGGTCATGCAACAGTGCCCCCAGCTGCTGCCACTGCTCATCACTCAACGTTGGCGCATGAATATAGAAAGCCAGACCGCGCTCCAGACGCAGCACGTTGCTTAATCCACAGTTATGGGCGATGTCCGTCGCTTTGGAAGACCACGGTGAAATAGTGCCAGGACGCGGCGTGACCAGTAACAAACGACCTTGCGGCTCGTGCTCCGCGAGAGAAGGACCATACTTCAGCAAACGTGTCAGTTTGGCCTGTTCATCGTTGTTCAGCGGGGCGCTGACATCGGCGAAATGTACGTATTCAGCATAGATATCGCTGACTGGCAAAACGTGCTCTTTGCAGCGGACCAGCAATTTATTAATACGAAAAGCCGATAAAGCAGGTGAACCACGCAGTATTTCCATAATCTAAAGTTCTCTCGTCTTCGATGCACTGGCTGCAATACAGCCACTGGGCACAACAGGGGGGAAACGCGCACATTATAGAGAATCCTTCCCTCGGACGAAACCGTTTGCGTGGCGATAATTTCACTTCGCATCTGCCGAATGATTAATCGGTGACCAAATCAATAAAAGTTGCACACTGGCGGTTTGTTAAGCAAAATGCCCCCACTCTGGGAAATGACGTATAAAAAAACTGCCGTTACAGACAGCCTGGCCACCCGGCCACCGAGAGATAACTATTTGAAGCCTTTAAAATTAAATTATTTTTTCATCGGGATTATCACGTTACTACTGGCGTTAGCGCTATGGCCTAGCATTCCCTGGCGCAGCAGTCAGGATGTACAGCTCAGGCAGATCCTCTCACGCGGCGAGTTGCGTATCAGCACCGTTAACTCACCGCTGACCTATGCAATGAGCAACGGATCCCCGACAGGTCTGGATTATGAACTGGCAAAACGTTTCGCCGATTACCTCGGCGTCAAGCTGGTGGTTTCGTCGCGCAAGAACCTTGACGAACTGTTCGACGATCTGGACGGTAACGATGCCGACCTGCTGGCTGCCGGGCTGATTTACAATCACGAGCGTCTGGAGCGTTTCCGTGCTGGCCCAACCTACTACTCCATTTCGCAGCAAATGGTCTATCGCCTCGGTTCACCTCGTCCCAAAACGCTGGATAAGCTACAAGGCCGCCTCGTTGTCACATCGGGTTCCGCCCACGCAGCGACCCTGCGCGATTTAAAAGCAGAGAAATACCCACAGTTGAGTTGGGAATCCGCCTCCGATCAGAGCACGCAGGAATTATTGAAACAGGTTGCCGACGGCAAACTGGACTATGCGCTAGGTGATTCCGTTACCATCGGCCTGATGCAGCGTATTCATCCACAGCTCGCCGTTGCCTTTGATCTTAGCGACGAAGAGCCTGTCACCTGGTATATGCGCCGTTCGCACGATGATAGCCTGTCTGCTGCCTTGTTGGATTTTTTCAGCAAGATTGTCGAAGACGGTACGCTCGCGCGCCTAGAGGAAAAATATCTCGGTCACGTTGGCGAATTTGATTATGTCGATACCACCACGTTTCTGGGGGCGATTGATGAAACGCTGCCAGACCTGCGCCCGCTGTTCGAAAAGTACGCCACCCATATCGACTGGAAGTTGCTGGCCGCCATCTCCTATCAAGAGTCACACTGGAACCCATTGGCAACCTCCCCTACTGGCGTGCGTGGGCTGATGATGCTAACGCGTAACACCGCAGAAAGCCTGAACGTGACCGATCGCGTCGACCCAGAGCAGAGTATCCGCGGCGGCGCACAATATATGTCGTATATGATGCAGAAAATGCCAGACACCATTCCCGAAGATGAAAAAATCTGGTTTGCGCTGGCATCCTACAACATGGGATACGCCCATCTGCTTGATGCACGTAAATTGACCGAAAAACAAAAGGGTAATCCTGACAGTTGGGTAGACGTAAAAATGCGCCTGCCAATGTTGAGCCAGAAGCGCTATTACACCCAAACCACCTACGGCTACGCGCGCGGGCAAGAAGCCTATAACTACGTGGAAAACATTCGACGCTATATGGTGAGTCTGGAAGGTTATCTGATAGAAAAAGAAGCCAAGGCTCAGCAACAAACCCAGATTGCGCAAAGCTATCCGGCAGTTCCTCTCAACAAGGTGCCGGAATAAAAAATACTAGAATGGACCTATACCCTAAATAATTCGAGTTGCGTGACAAAACGTTAGCGTTTTGAGTAACGCTCTGCGTTGACCCTTTAGGGCAAGGCCCATTTATGGCCTTGTAACGCGGCAACTGAGCGACAAATTGGTTTCAAACCGATTTGAACGCCACTTGCGGCGGCCCTTCAGGGCGAGGCTCAGAACTGAGCCGAGTATTGCCAACGCACAAGCAGCTTGAAGTATGACGGGTATACGCTATTCCTGCGCAGCGTTTTTCTCTGCCACACGACGGGCTTTATGCTGCTCGCGACGCAGACGAAAGAACGTGCTGAGCGTTGCAGAACATTCGTCAGCCAACACACCAGATTCAATCACGATCTGATGATTCATGCCGGGGTGACGCAGAATGTCTAACAGCGATCCGGCCGCCCCCGTTTTCTCATCTGACGCGCCATAAACCAGACGGCCAATACGCCCATGTATCATCGCGCCCGCACACATGATGCACGGCTCCAACGTGACATACAGCGTGGTCTCCAGCAGGCGGTAGTTCTGCAACACAATCCCCCCTGCCGCAGTGCCATAATTTCAGCGTGCGCGGTAGGATCGTGATGCCCTATCGGACGGTTCCATCCTTCACCAATCGCTTCGTTATCCAGCACCAGCACCGCGCCAACCGGGACTTCGCCTTCATCTTGAGCACGCTGAGCCAGCGTCAACGCATAGCGCATCCAGTATTCATCATTACGCAGGCTAACCACGTTTCCTCACTTATACCCGTAATACTTCAAGCTGCATGTGCGTTGGCTGCATTCGCTCACCCGAATCACTTACCTGAGTAAGTGATTCGGGATGAAATGAGAGACATCCTGTCTCTCACCGAAGGCCAGCCGCTGGCTGGCCAAATTCGTTCCCGACAAATTTGTCCCTCTCTTGCCGCGTTATTCGGCCTTATGGCCTCACCCCTTCGGGGTCAGCGCAAACGCTGTTCAAAACGCTAACGTTTTGTCCTGAACTCGAATTATTTGGGGTATAGAACCTATATCAGTAGGCCCTTATTATTCACATTTTGGCGGCGCATTATACCTATATGGATGACGTATTGAAGGCGTTACTCTAGTTGTTGTAGGCTACCTTCAGGCGTCACCCGCCAGCGGTGTTCGCAAAAATAGAGCAATGGGTTGTCCTGCTTGCTATCGCTATAGCCGCTGTAGAGCTTGAGCGGGGCACCTAAACGCTGTTCCATCTGCGTTACTTTCTCATGCCCGAGACAGCGCAGCGTGAGTACCCAGCCGCCGTAGCGACGCGTAATCTGACTCCCCATCAGGCGAACGCCAGATAGAAAAGGCGAATCATGATAGACCTGTTCCACCAGCCGCTGTGGCGATCCGGTCACCAGCCAAACCTGAGCATCACTGTCTTCGAGATAGGTTTTCAGCCGCTGCTGAACCTGTGGAAACGGTATGACATCGCGACGAAACGCAGCAACGAACTGTTTTTCAAGCTGAACAAGCTCATCTTCGTCACGCCCAAACGTAATCGCCCACAGCAGCCAGCTCATTGGCCAGCGAGCCGCACGACCACGAATTAATAAGCCCAGTCCAATAACAGGTAAGAGCGGAATAACCAGAACGAGATTTAACGGCAACCGACAAAGCAAGAAACGCAGAAAGTTGCCAAACATGTCTTGCTGATGCAACGTGCCATCCAGATCAAAAAAAACAATGCGTTGCTCTCGCTTATCACTCAAAACCTCTCCCCCGACTTGCATCAAGATAGTCTTATCCGCTAATCAGCGCCTCACGCAGATAACCGTTGTGCTGCTTCAGGCGTTCACGCGCCGTCTCCACATCAATATTAGCCAGAAGCATCAGAATCGCAGGTTTAACGTCATTATCCGCCTGTACCAACGCCTGCCGTGCCTTATCCTGCTCTGCGCCCGTCGCTTCCACCACGATACGGCAAGCCCGATCCAGCAGCTTCACATTGGTCGCCTTCACATCAACCATCAAATTTTGGTACACCTTACCCAGCTTAACCATTACGCCGGTAGAAATCATATTCAGAACTAATTTTTGCGCTGTTCCTGATTTCAGCCGCGTCGAGCCCGTTAACGCCTCCGGGCCGACCACAGGAGATATCGCCACCTGCGCTTCCTGTGCGATTGGGGAGTCAGGGTTACAAGAGATTGCCGCTGTCCGGCTGCCAACGTGGCGCGCATAGCGCAATGCGCCAATCACATACGGCGTTCGGCCCGATGCCGCAAGGCCGATCACCATATCAGCAGCGGTTAAAGCCAACGCTTTCAAATCAGCCTCACCCAGTGCAGGATCGTCTTCCGCGCCTTCTACCGCCTTAAGTAACGCCCCCGGCCCGCCGGCAATCAGACCGATAACCAGCCCGTGTGGCACACCAAACGTCGGCGGACATTCCGATGCATCCAATACTCCTAAACGGCCGCTAGTGCCCGCTCCCAGATAGATCAGCCGCCCCCCGCCTGTAACGAGGCCGTAGCCAGATCGACAGCCTCGGCGATCGCGGGTAAAACCTGCGCGATGGCTTCAGGCACTTTCCGATCTTCCTGATTAAAGGCGTGCATCATCTCCAGCGTAGATAACTGATCCAGCGACATTGTTGCCGGGTTACGAGTTTCAGAAACCAGTTTTCCTAAATTAAGACGCTCTCTATTCACTATGCCTGAACTCATTCTGATACCTCATGCCTTATGCCAGCGTTCTTTCAATGATTTTCACCACTATAATCGCTTTGGAGCCCTGAAAAAGTAAGCTATTCTGCATCGTAGCATCGAATTCACTCTCCCATTCATCTCGCAAAGTAAACAGAGAAACCTCAGTGCGACTCTCCAGGTTCAAGCTCTCCGGTTACAAGCTGTTCTTTATTAGCTGTCTGCTGTTTCTGCTGGCGGGTTCTCTACGTGCGGACTGGGATTTTATTACCATTAATCAGCGGACCGAGCAGCTTTATGGCCCGGCAACGCCCGACGCTCGCCGTCGGATAGATGAATGGCAAACGCTGTTGGTCAATTCCCGCAATAAAAACGAAAAAGCGCTGCTGAGTAGCGTGAACCAGTTTTTCAACGATCGTATGCTGTTTCGCGATGATATTGTCGTCTGGAATCAGGAAGATTACTGGGCAACACCGATTGAAGCACTGCGTAAAGGCGCTGGAGATTGTGAGGATTATGCGCTTGCCAAGTATTTTACGCTGCGCCATTTAGGCGTTCCAGCGGACAAATTACGCATTACCTATGTTAAAGCCTTGCGTCTGAATAAAGCGCATATGGTGCTCACCTATTACCCTACGCCAACGTCAATTCCGCTGGTGTTGGATAATCTGACTGACAAGATCCAACCTGCGACAGAGCGCAACGATTTAGTTCCGGTGTACGCCTTTAATGGCGGTGGTCTCTGGCTACCGGGGGCAAGCGGCAGCAACAAACGCGTCGGTGACAGTAAACGACTTTCACGCTGGCAGGATGTATTAACCAAAATGCGTGCCGAAGGGTTTTCAATTGAGGAGTAAAGGTAGGCTATGTCTTTATACAAACAATTACTGATAGCCATCTGCCTGTTTGTGCTAATCATTTTCAGCGGGAGTTTTTTCGTCAGCCTGGAAAATTCGCGCGAACAATATAATAACCAGCTTCACTCGCATGCACAGGATGCGGCGACCGCACTCGGGCTTTCCCTAACGCCGAATATTGATGACCCGGCGATGGTGGAGCTGATGGTCAGCTCGATTTTCGACAGCGGCTATTTTTCCAGTATTCGCGTGCGAGATTTAAAAACCGGCAGCGTTACGCTGGAACGTACCGCATCACCGGATATCCCTGACGTACCGATCTGGTTTGTCCGATTAGTGGACCTTCAGCCCGGCGCAGGCGAAGCCATTGTGATGCGAGGTTGGGAACAGGCGGCAAAAGTCGAAGTCGTCAGCCACCCAATGTTCGCAGTAACCCGACTGTGGCGCAGCAGTACAGCTACTTTCCTGTGGCTGCTTGGCTGCGGTACGCTAGGCGTACTCATCGGCGCGTTGTTCCTACGCCGCCAGTTACGCCCACTCGACTATATCGTCGATCAATCGCTGGCGATTACCCGCCGTGAATTCCTTAGCCAGCCGGATCTGCCCAATACGCCGGAATTCCGCCGCGTCGCACAGGCAATGAACCTGATGGTCAGCAAACTCAAAACTCTGTTTGAAGAGGAGGCGGAGCGGAGCGAGCGCTTACGTCAGGAAGCCTATCAGGATCCACAAACCGGGCTGAATAACCGCCGTGCATTTGATATGCAATTCAACGACAAACTGGCCGATGAGGAAACGGCACCGGGCTTTCTTATTATGATTCGCGTTCAGGATCTGGCGGGTATGAATCAACGACTGGGCGGCCAGCGTACCGATGCGCTGTTAGCCTCCGTAGGGAATATCCTGCGAAAAACGCAAAAACAGCACACGAATACGGAAAGTCTTCTGGCACGTATCCGCGGTGGGGAATTTGCCCTGTTCTGCCCTGGCTTGGTTGATAAAGAAGCCTATGCGCTGATTGGAGAACTGACGCGTAACATCGAAACCTTGTATCTGACAGGCGAAACCGATGTCTCCCCTGTTGCCCAATTCGGCATGGTGCCTTTCCGTCACGGTGACACCGCACAATCCCTGTTTATTCAGGGCGATCAGGCGCTCACGCGAGCCGAAAGTGATACCGATACTGCCGCCTCTCACCAGATTCCGTCACTCAGTGTCGAACAGATCGAGACCGATCGCCATATGTGGTTTAACCTGCTCGATCCCATCCTTGAACAGGAGCGTTTGCAGCTTTTCCTGCAACCCGTTGTCGCGTGTGACGATCCCAGCCAGATATTACATCACAAGGTACTGGCTCGCATTCAGGATGCGCAAGGAAACAGCATCGCGGCAGGTCGCTTCCTGCCGTGGATCCAACGCTTTGGCTGGGATACCCGGCTGGATCAGACCATGCTACGTGAAGTATTGGCCTATCTCCGCCAGCACGACGGCAACCTCGCACTGAGCCTGTCTGGCACCACAGCCCTGAATCTTCATCTACTCGCCGATCTGCTCGC contains these protein-coding regions:
- the mltF gene encoding membrane-bound lytic murein transglycosylase MltF, with amino-acid sequence MPPLWEMTYKKTAVTDSLATRPPRDNYLKPLKLNYFFIGIITLLLALALWPSIPWRSSQDVQLRQILSRGELRISTVNSPLTYAMSNGSPTGLDYELAKRFADYLGVKLVVSSRKNLDELFDDLDGNDADLLAAGLIYNHERLERFRAGPTYYSISQQMVYRLGSPRPKTLDKLQGRLVVTSGSAHAATLRDLKAEKYPQLSWESASDQSTQELLKQVADGKLDYALGDSVTIGLMQRIHPQLAVAFDLSDEEPVTWYMRRSHDDSLSAALLDFFSKIVEDGTLARLEEKYLGHVGEFDYVDTTTFLGAIDETLPDLRPLFEKYATHIDWKLLAAISYQESHWNPLATSPTGVRGLMMLTRNTAESLNVTDRVDPEQSIRGGAQYMSYMMQKMPDTIPEDEKIWFALASYNMGYAHLLDARKLTEKQKGNPDSWVDVKMRLPMLSQKRYYTQTTYGYARGQEAYNYVENIRRYMVSLEGYLIEKEAKAQQQTQIAQSYPAVPLNKVPE
- the lapG gene encoding cysteine protease LapG — translated: MRLSRFKLSGYKLFFISCLLFLLAGSLRADWDFITINQRTEQLYGPATPDARRRIDEWQTLLVNSRNKNEKALLSSVNQFFNDRMLFRDDIVVWNQEDYWATPIEALRKGAGDCEDYALAKYFTLRHLGVPADKLRITYVKALRLNKAHMVLTYYPTPTSIPLVLDNLTDKIQPATERNDLVPVYAFNGGGLWLPGASGSNKRVGDSKRLSRWQDVLTKMRAEGFSIEE
- the purL gene encoding phosphoribosylformylglycinamidine synthase, which encodes MEILRGSPALSAFRINKLLVRCKEHVLPVSDIYAEYVHFADVSAPLNNDEQAKLTRLLKYGPSLAEHEPQGRLLLVTPRPGTISPWSSKATDIAHNCGLSNVLRLERGLAFYIHAPTLSDEQWQQLGALLHDRMMESVFSDLQQAEALFSHHQPAPFKRIEILLQGRQALEEANVRLGLALAEDEIDYLLEAFNNLGRNPTDIELYMFAQANSEHCRHKIFNADWVIDGVTQPKSLFKMIKNTFEHTPDHVLSAYKDNASVMEGSSVGRFYTDTNGQYAYHQEDAHILMKVETHNHPTAISPWPGAATGSGGEIRDEGATGRGSKPKAGLVGFSVSNLRIPGFIQSWEEEEFGKPDRIVSALDIMTEGPLGGAAFNNEFGRPALTGYFRTYEERVDSHNGAELRGYHKPIMLAGGIGNIRADHVKKGEISVGAKLIVLGGPSMNIGLGGGAASSMASGQSDADLDFASVQRDNPEMERRCQEVIDRCWQLGEANPILFIHDVGAGGLSNAMPELVSDGGRGGRFELRDILNDEPGMSPLEVWCNESQERYVLAVAPEQLAQFDDICRRERAPYAVIGEATEELHLTMNDRYFNNKPIDLPLDVLLGKTPKMLRDVERKQVEGTPLQRDEIYLAEAVERVLHLPVVAEKTFLITIGDRSVTGMVARDQMVGPWQVPVADCAVTTASLDSYYGEAMSIGERAPVALRNFAASARLAVGEALTNIAATHIGPLTRVKLSANWMAAAGHPGEDAGLYDAVKAVGEELCPALGLTIPVGKDSMSMKTRWQEDGEDRAVTSPMSLVISAFARVEDVRNTVTPQLRTGQDNALLLIDLGAGNKALGATALAQVYRQLGRKTADVHSPEQLAGFFNAIQELVAAKALLAYHDRSDGGLLVTLAEMAFAGHCGVTVDITSQGEDTLATLFNEELGAVIQIPAARRAEVEAILALHGLADCVHYLGQAEEGTRFTINQGAEAVYQENRSTLRRWWAETSWQMQRLRDNPQCADQEHIARQDDNDPGLNVSLTFDPKQDIAAPYIAKNVRPKVAVLREQGVNSHVEMAAAFHRAGFDAIDIHMSDLLANRRNLQDFQALVACGGFSYGDVLGAGEGWAKSILFNSRVRDEFAEFFLRPQTLALGVCNGCQMMSNLRELIPGADLWPRFVRNKSDRFEARFSLVEVEKSPSLFMNDMAGSRMPIAVSHGEGQVEVRDDTHLAAIEEHGLVALRYINHYGQVTENYPANPNGSPNGITAVTSTSGRATVMMPHPERVFRTVSNSWHPEEWGEDGPWMRMFRNARRQLG
- the lapD gene encoding cyclic di-GMP receptor LapD; amino-acid sequence: MSLYKQLLIAICLFVLIIFSGSFFVSLENSREQYNNQLHSHAQDAATALGLSLTPNIDDPAMVELMVSSIFDSGYFSSIRVRDLKTGSVTLERTASPDIPDVPIWFVRLVDLQPGAGEAIVMRGWEQAAKVEVVSHPMFAVTRLWRSSTATFLWLLGCGTLGVLIGALFLRRQLRPLDYIVDQSLAITRREFLSQPDLPNTPEFRRVAQAMNLMVSKLKTLFEEEAERSERLRQEAYQDPQTGLNNRRAFDMQFNDKLADEETAPGFLIMIRVQDLAGMNQRLGGQRTDALLASVGNILRKTQKQHTNTESLLARIRGGEFALFCPGLVDKEAYALIGELTRNIETLYLTGETDVSPVAQFGMVPFRHGDTAQSLFIQGDQALTRAESDTDTAASHQIPSLSVEQIETDRHMWFNLLDPILEQERLQLFLQPVVACDDPSQILHHKVLARIQDAQGNSIAAGRFLPWIQRFGWDTRLDQTMLREVLAYLRQHDGNLALSLSGTTALNLHLLADLLAPLKHQPDVAKRLILELDENQLPDSVQLEALIKLLNEHGCALGLQHFGGRFNMIGNLAQWGLAYLKVDGSYIRNIDQESDKQMFIEALYRATNSIALPLIAERVETSGELKVLQDMGLQGAMGRLLGEPAPALKV
- the yfhb gene encoding phosphatidylglycerophosphatase C; its protein translation is MSDKREQRIVFFDLDGTLHQQDMFGNFLRFLLCRLPLNLVLVIPLLPVIGLGLLIRGRAARWPMSWLLWAITFGRDEDELVQLEKQFVAAFRRDVIPFPQVQQRLKTYLEDSDAQVWLVTGSPQRLVEQVYHDSPFLSGVRLMGSQITRRYGGWVLTLRCLGHEKVTQMEQRLGAPLKLYSGYSDSKQDNPLLYFCEHRWRVTPEGSLQQLE